A single window of Ammospiza caudacuta isolate bAmmCau1 chromosome Z, bAmmCau1.pri, whole genome shotgun sequence DNA harbors:
- the MALT1 gene encoding mucosa-associated lymphoid tissue lymphoma translocation protein 1 yields the protein MGMTITHGNISLGGSSQQPLFSLDKDASHVRPSQHQVGTLQKVSPSKSDTRHSHFNMGTTAPSLFPLGVRRDPDPAHRPVPRCPHSPRGASFRAAAPPRRAAMERGAAGPLPLSCLAGPLLRRLSELLDRAAPGKGWRELAQRAGSRGTVRLSPLDLEQCSLQVLEPEGSPSWSLLKLLGDRGCTVVELTESLQALEHTEALRCLSHSGVKIVVQPDSQAVLSGQVVKLCCWATGHPFVQYQWFKQEREVPHGNSPELVLSPVSVKDSGFYICRVNSESSFVFSRWARLEVCELQDPPCGLLTGLPENKLCICNQPRPQNLTVGDALVLECGAVGNPIPHYQWFRNGFPLANGSKNVYTVTYVDVGHQGTYWCHVFNDREDEDSKKVKVIIGRKAVAVECTEEDLSDLQESDPQEESSRRPVATDKVALLIGNMSYWNHPQLKAPMVDVYELTSLLRQLDFKVVSLLDLTESEMRNAVDEFLLLLDEGVYGLLYYAGHGYENYGNSFMVPVDAPNPYRSANCLCVQNILRRMQEKRTGLNVFLLDMCRKRNEYDDTILILDALKVTANIVFGYATCQGAEAYEIQQLGLANGIFMKFLKDRLLEDKKVTVLLDEVAEDMGKCPLTKGKQALEIRSSLSEKRALTDPVQQSTSSAECLARNLQWAKAHELPESMSLEFQCGVQIQLGFAAEFSNVMIIYTQIIKKPPEITACRAHITDFPLDLDVDPKEANKGTPEETGSYLVSKDLPKHCLYTRLSSLQKLREHLIFTVCLHYEYSGIEDTMDERKEINVGKPLIAKLGLHPGFKPKNCLQTCCMPGYPFHNPVESSPEAAEYYIPSHCQPSSSPGVYHPHCACSNSITHPEACSCSGTARMLAPRHEVQHYSPTVEKQNVPVETTDYTVELELFLSDSLSFSEQQ from the exons atgg GGATGACCATCACTCATGGGAACATCTCCTTGGGAGGCTCGTCGCAGCAGCCCCTCTTCTCCCTCGATAAAGACGCAAG CCACGTTCGACCTTCTCAGCACCAGGTGGGGACCCTGCAGAAGGTCTCGCCCTCGAAGTCGGATACTAGACACTCACATTTCAACATGGGTACAACCGCACCCAGTCTGTTCCCTCTCGGTGTCCGACGCGAC CCGGATCCCGCTCACCGCCCCGTCCCGCGGTGCCCGCACTCCCCACGCGGCGCTTCCTTCCGGGCGGCGGCACCGCCCCGGCGAGCAGCCATGGagcgcggcgcggcggggccgctgCCCCTCAGCTGCCTGGCCGGGCCGCTGCTCCGCAGGCTCAGCGAGCTGCTGGACCGCGCGGCGCCCGGCAAGGGCTGGCGGGAGCTGGCGCAGCGCGCGGGGAGCCGCGGCACGGTGCGGCTGAG CCCTCTGGACTTGGAGCAGtgctccctgcaggtgctggagccGGAAGGCAGTCCCAGCTGGAGTctcctgaagctgctggggGATCGGGGCTGCACTGTGGTGGAGCTGACGGAGTCCCTGCAGGCCCTGGAGCACACAGAGGCTCTCCGGTGTCTCAGCCATTCAG GTGTGAAGATTGTTGTACAGCCAGACTCTCAAGCAGTGCTCTCTGGTCAGGTCGtcaagctgtgctgctgggcaaCAGGACACCCATTTGTGCAATACCAGTGGTTCAAGCAGGAAAGAGAG GTTCCCCATGGTAATTCTCCAGAACTGGTTTTGAGTCCAGTGAGCGTAAAGGATTCTGGCTTTTACATCTGCCGCGTGAACAGTGAATCTTCTTTCGTGTTCAGTCGGTGGGCGCGCCTTGAAGTTTGTGAGCTTCAGGATCCGCCTTGCG ggCTCTTAACAGGTTTGCCTGAAAACAAGTTGTGCATTTGTAATCAGCCTCGGCCACAAAACCTGACTGTGGGGGATGCTTTGGTACTAGAATGTGGAGCTGTTGGAAACCCAATTCCTCATTACCAATGGTTCAGAAATGGATTTCCTTTGGCAAATGGGAGCAAAAATGTCTACACA GTAACATATGTGGATGTGGGACATCAAGGAACGTACTGGTGTCATGTGTTCAATGACCGGGAGGACGAAGACAGCAAGAAAGTAAAAGTCATTATAG GAAGGAAAGCTGTAGCAGTGGAGTGCACAGAAG aagATTTAAGTGATCTTCAGGAATCAG ACCCACAAGAAGAATCAAGTCGCAGACCTGTGG CCACAGACAAGGTGGCTCTGTTAATAGGAAACATGAGCTACTGGAATCATCCCCAGCTCAAGGCTCCAATGGTAGATGTCTATGAATTGACCAGTTTGCTAAGGCAGCTGGATTTCAAAGTTGTGTCTTTGCTGGATCTTACTGAGTCTGAGATGCGAAATGCAGTGGATGAATTTTTACTTCTCCTGGACGAAGGAGTTTATG GTTTGTTGTACTATGCTGGCCATGGCTACGAAAACTACGGGAACAGTTTCATGGTTCCTGTTGATGCCCCGAACCCGTACCGCTCAGCCAACTGCCTGTGCGTGCAGAACATCCTGCGGCGGATGCAGGAGAAGCGCACGGGACTCAACGTGTTCCTGCTGGACATGTGTCGCAAAAG AAATGAATATGATGACACGATTCTTATCTTGGATGCTCTGAAGGTTACAGCCAACATTGTTTTTGGATATGCAAC GTGCCAGGGAGCAGAAGCTTATGAAATTCAGCAGCTGGGGTTGGCCAATGGAATCTTCATGAAGTTCCTGAAGGACCGTTTGTTAGAAGACAAGAAGGTCACTGTTCTGCTTGATGAGGTTGCAGAAG ATATGGGCAAGTGTCCCCTTACCAAAGGCAAGCAAGCCCTGGAGATCCGCAGCAGCTTGTCAGAGAAAAGGGCATTAACTGATCCTGTTCAGCAAAGCACATCTTCTGCAGAGTGCCTGGCACGGAACCTGCAGTGGGCCAAGGCTCATG AGCTTCCAGAAAGTATGTCCCTTGAATTCCAGTGTGGTGTTCAGATTCAGTTGGGGTTTGCAGCAGAGTTCTCCAACGTCATGATAATCTATACACAGATAATTAAGAAGCCCCCTGAAATCACAGCTTGCAGAGCCCACATCACAGACTTCCCACTT gaCTTGGATGTAGATCCTAAAGAGGCCAATAAAGGAACTCCTGAGGAAACTGGAAGCTATTTAGTTTCAAAGGATCTTCCCAAACACTGCCTCTACACCAGGCTGAGTTCACTGCAAAAGCTAAGG GAACATTTAATCTTCACTGTTTGCTTGCACTATGAGTATTCAGGAATAGAAGATACAATGGACGAAAGAAAGGAGATTAATGTTGGGAAGCCCCTTATTGCTAAATTAGGGCTTCACCCTGGATTCAAACCCAAGAACTGTCTCCAGACATGTTGCATGCCTGGTTATCCTTTTCATAATCCAGTGGAATCGAGTCCAGAGGCAGCTGAATACTACATCCCTAGTCATTGCCAACCCAGTTCCTCTCCAGGTGTTTACCATCCACACTGTGCTTGCTCAAACAGCATCACACATCCGGAGGCATGTTCCTGCAGTGGGACTGCCAGGATGTTGGCTCCAAGACACGAAGTACAGCATTACTCACCCACCGTGGAAAAGCAGAATGTACCAGTAGAGACAACGGATTATACTGTTGAACTGGAATTGTTCCTCTCTGACAGCCTGAGCTTCTCTGAACAGCAATAG